The genomic DNA GACCCTCGTTCACTTCCACTGAAACCGAAGGACCTGCGCCCGCTCTCGGTCCAGGAGCGACGCACTGGGCTCGGGGGTCTGTCGGCCAAGTTGGAGGAGAAAGACCTCCGGAGTGTTTGGGAGGTGAGTCGGGAGGCAGCGGGGCCAGAAGGGGAGGGGGCTCTGGAGCTGTGGAGTGGAACTGGTGAGGAAGCGAACATTGATGAGGAAGAAAAgggtgatgaaggagaagaagcagaagcaaATCTGGGGTTTCTCGGTTGAGGTGCTGCGACGTTATTAGTCCAAACATTCACTGACACACCAATCGGGGGTGGGGACAGGATCCGGGGGCTCAGACATGAGGAGGAAGTGGGTAGCTCTAAAGTCAGGCCTAGTGGATTATGGTAACTTGTAGCCCCTGCTCTTGTGCTCCGGGGGTGAGGAGGTTTGTTTGCCATGGGGGAGGAGTAGTTGTGTTGAGGAGGTGGGGAGTAGAGCCGAGTAAACCCAGCAGGAGCCGGGGTCGGAGATGGGGATTGAACCCGTGAGCTTGGTTCAGATGCAGTAAAAGGTTGAGCGACACGGTTGTGAGACCCTGACCAGAGAGAATCTGTGGCATTAGAGCTGGGATCAGCTGATGGAGCTTTCTGTGGACTTCCTGACCAGCCGCCATTGCAGTCAGCACCACTCATGCCACTGCTGGTATTACTCAGGTTGCTGGTCCAAGTGGTTAAACCCGCTAacttgttgttattgttgttgtttgcattCTGCAGCGAATCTATTTGTGACtgaaggagtgaaggatggACGGGAGTCGAAGAAGAGTGGGTCGATTGATAACGGACCGTACTCGTAGATGGGGAAGGAGGCCGGTGTGAGAGGGAATGAGGAGGCAGGTGAGGGGACAGAGAAGGACACGAGGACTGGAGGGAGGACGCTGGACACCTTGGATGCTGGTTCCCATCCTTGTTGCACCCTGGCTGGACATGAGCAGGTGAACTGGAGCTGTGGTGACTGGGAGGCAGTTTAGGAGAAGGGGAGCGCTGTCGTAGATGAGCGGAGGGTAAGGATGGAGTGGAGGAGGGCCTCGGGTTTACTGACTTCATGGGCGGGGCTTGTTGCCGGGCGGTGTTCTTCTTTGCCATACTCTGACTTATAGACTGACTGATGCAGGAGGCGGCTAATGATCTGGTaaatgcagaggaggaggcaaTGGGGGAGGAgcggagggaagaggagggtgtAGGGGAGGAAGGAAGGCCTGCTCTTACTGATGAGGAcctccctgaagaagaagaagaggaggaggaggaggaggaggaggaggaggaggtgaaagcaGTTGGTGCTGGAGATGAGGCCGGTGGGACTCTCATGGAGGAAACTCTGCCACAAGAGGGAGTCATGGATACACAGGAAAGGGCGTCGGAGAACATGTTCGTGGAGGTGAAGCCATCTACAGACACACCGGTTGGAGAAGCTGCTGGAACGAccctggatgaggaggagcaagGAGGCGCTCGCACGGCAGAAGAGGAGGTCGGAGGCGGAGAGGAGGCGGGGCAGTTTCTAAcaggagaaggggaggaggcTCTGAATCCAGGTCTGAAGGCCGAGGCCGCTGTGCAGAGTTCTGTGTCAGAGGTGTGGGTAGACCTGTGTTGGTTGGGCCGCTCCACCAGGCTGGTTGTCCCGGAGGAAGGTCTGGACGGTGGACGAGTGAGGTCCTGCTGGGGTTTGTCCCTGGAGGGGACAGAGGAGCACAGATCAAAATGAAAGGAGGACAATGATCTCTTCCTTCAAGCCGTACGTTTTTTTAAAGTTCCTTTTTAAAAGCGTGTGAATTACAGGAACTTGACCTACCAAGTGATACAAAGGGTAAATTCATGCAGTACATATCACGTGGGAACTATTTCCCATTGCTCCGTACCAGGGGGCGCCACACAGCAAATCTGAATGATTGACATTCTAAACAGAGAGTTCTCATTGGATTGACATGTTGAGGTCAGAGAGGTCgggatatttatgtttattacaTCATATATCTCTTAATACCTTCataacttttaaaatgtattttgaaaacatcaacacaaatagtgttacacacaaacacacacaaatacacacacacacacacacacacagtgataagGCTGGAGGCAGATTCCCAGCTGACTCTTCTAACTTGGCCACTCTTGACTCTTGACCTGGATTCAACTTTCTGTTGTGAATTCTCTTGAGGGGTGTAAATGGCGGCTCCTGGTGGACACAAACGGTTCTACCAGACCAAGACAGCAAACTGTGCACAGGTGAATTTCAGCCataaggccccccccccccccccccccccacctgagcCTCTGACTCCCGGCCATGGAATAGAgaattttatatttatcattatttatctGCACTATCTTTGATTAATGTGCTAATTTTAGTTCCTTATTAGTATTCATTTGAgatattttatgttatatttcatttttgtgaGGATATTCATTTATGTGTTTAGATCATAATTATTTCTGATTGTTTGTACTGCAGACTCCATGGCTTTGATAAATACACTTTGACCTCCTGTTACACAAGAAAGTTTGAATACTTTCATTTTGCTTAAATCGCAAATAAACCCTCAGATAACTGATCTGATCTGAACGTCATTACACCATAAAACCCCATTAATCATATCATAAACTGAAGAAGACAGATATCAGCTCAGCACTTTAGTGCTAGGATCAGTTTTCTGTGGTGgtgaaattaaaaaactatTCTGCTCTGTAACTGATAGCAGAAGTTATTGATTAATTTGTATCTGATGTTCACAGGTTACTTTCTCTTCAACGTTTTATGATTGAATCTGCCATAAACATACCTGTGTTCACATGGAGCGTTGCTACTGACACTCCAGGAGTTAGACGGAGCCTGTTCAGCCCCAGTGGGGGGTGAGTCTGGTGGCCCCCTGCTGGTGAAGGCTGGTAGACGGTCTGTGGACGGCCTCggtcctgctcctgctctgagATCCTCGTGGGTTTCTGTGAATGCATGACTCGAAGCCAcagaggggtcaaaggtcaagtgcAAAGGCTGCCTCAGAGGAGCTGGAACAACGAGTTCTCTTGAAGCTCGGCTGCAAGCCGGCTCCTCAGGAAAGATCAGCGTTGACCCCTGTAGAGTCATCCTGCTTTGTGAGGAAGAATTGAAAGCATTATACGTCTCAGGTGATTTCATCTGATTTCTTGGCAGCTCATCGATCTTTGGCGGCCCAGATGTCCCCGGTGAAgtgcagtgctcctcctgcaggGGGGGCTGCTCTCCTTGGTGAGGCCCCATGGAGCCCTGGTCCTCTGCAGCAGACTGGCTCTGAGCAGGCGCTACTCCGAGGCCCGCCCCCCCCAGCGATGCCTCTCTATCCAAGTTCTTTGTGCAAACCAAGTGTTCAGGCCCAGGATGAAGACTCGGAACATCCTCGTTGTCTGAATGCCCTGTGGGAACTTTGCATTCTGCTGTTTCCTTATCTTGAGTCGCTGGTGTGTCCTGATTGTATTTGTGTGCTGTCATGATGTTTACAATTGTTGTGTCTTCTCTGATGGAGTACCCAGGGTGTCCAGCACTCTGCTCCAACCTGCAGAAAACCACAAGGGGAATCAAACAGTGACACAGGGTTCTGTTGTTCTGATCACGGTTTCATGGTCACATCATCAAGTAATTCATCCGTAAATATGATCCACTCACCCGTCTCTTCTGTCTGTCACTTCAGCATCTGTTTGAAACTCTCTGCTGTGATTCAGAGAGTCAATTCGATGTCTGGATCCTGGAGACGCCTCTTGGGCTTGACTGGATGACTGAGCTCTGAGTCCAGTGGACTGATTCTCCACAGGGGAGGTGGAGGTCGGACAGCTGACGCCCAACCGAGAGTCTCTTTCTCTGGTCAAGGCGAAGATAAAGTCCCTGGGCCTGGAGAGGGTGAATTCctgtgtctgcaggtgacagGCAGAGGACGTCATCCCCTGGAAATctagaaacagaaaacaatgggTTATAATGACCATGCAGCAGTGTCACACTTGTGGtgatattcatatattttgatAAATCGTAGGAGCTCTTTACCATTTGTCAGACTCTGAGCTCTCCTCATCATTCTCTTTTCCTGCATCCTCTGGTTCTCCATGTTCATGGTCTGGTTCTGGCTGCAGATCTTTGCCTGGTTTTGGAAATGTGTCGGCTGTTCCCtaggttgtgttgtggttttgctCCGATTTTTGGTCTCAGACTGAGTATGGATTCCAGTTTTGGtttctgattgattgatttccaTTTGCTGTTTCGGTTGCTGCCTGCACTGAGCTGGGATTTGTTTTTGAGTCTGGGATCGAACCTGTTGCTGAGTCCTCGTGTGGGTCTGAGTAGCGTGTCCAGTCCGGGTACCTGAGCCCAAGGATTGGTTCCAGACCCCGTAGGCCCGTTTCTGATGCAGCGGGACCTTCATGGTGCTGGCTTTGGCGCTGTACATACTAGCCAGTGTTTGGACCTTGCTCAGAATACGCTCTGAGTTTTCGATCGATACGGAGTCCGCCACTGGATTGGACTCAAATAATCCAAAACTGGCTACATCCGATCCCATGCCCTCAAACAAGGCCCGGTTAGCGGTGACAACCCTGGAGGGGCGGGACCATCCACCCACTTTGATCTGACTGGGAAGACCCTCCAGGTTTCCGCTGGTCTTGGCCAGTTCTCTGTGTTTGGATGAGCTCCAGGGCGACTGAGTTCTGGTCTCGGCTGTTAGACACTGCTCTGTACGTGAAGGAGTAGACGGCTCTTCGTCGCTTTCTTTGGATTCTATCGAGACGGTTTTTTCACAACTGTTGATCACAGCTTGGTTTTCGGGACAGGTTGTGTCGTCTGGTTTGGAAGCAGATGGTCCTTCTCCTTGCAGTGAATCTCCATCCTTCTTCCCAGTAGCAACAACACTTGTCTTTCCCTCCTGCGTATCCCACAGATCTTCTTCTTCCAACAGTCCACTGCAGAAATCTCCATTGTTGTCCTGTATCTCACTCTCTTCTCCAGCCGGATGCTTCTGCTGTCCAGTCTCGCCAACCGGGTTCGTGGTCTCCTGGTCCTGCATCACACTAGAGGTTGGTGTCTCCATTGGTCTGTCTGCATCAGAATCCGGGCGGCTGATTGGTTTCTCTGCCTGTCTACCACCCGCTCCATCAGCTGAGAGTGGAGCTGGGGACGAGGTGGGACCATGTCTGAAGCAGGGATCCGTCCCTCCATAAGTCTCTCCATTGATGGTTTCAGACACGGATTGTCCACTCTCTGGCTCCCCCTGGTGTCCACTCACATCCAAGCGTGATACAGACTCCTTCACCAAGCCGGATGGGATTTGTGAGAAGCTGTTCCGCCTTCTTGTTGCCCCTCCTTCTGCCtgctccccttcctcctccgcctcctcctcctcggcctcgGCCGCTGCCTCGTAGTAACTCCGGATCTTTTCGATGATCTTCTTGTCTCGCTTGGTGAGGTGGGAGCGTCTGCTGGGCGGCTGACGTCTCTGGATGGGCTGAAGGAGGAGATCTGAACTTTGCGAGGAGGTTGTGACCTCGTTCTTTGCCTCTTCGGTGGGTAAGTCACAGctgcctccgctctctctcttttcttctgctgAGGCGGAGCGATGAAGATCTGGAACTGGAGCAGGCACGacaacctcctcctcatccaaaGCTTTATTCTCATCTTTGTCTGTTTCTGAACTTTctccttgtttctcttcatctgcctCCGATACCATTTCAACTTCTCTCGTGTTTTCTGGAATTTCTTTGTCCTCAGTCTTATTTTCAAGTCTAATTTCATCACCGGAGCCCCCGGTCGGCCTGTGGAGGGCGCTGTCCTCCTCCGTTCCTGGGCTTCCCCCCTCGTCCTGCCCCGAGGTGCTCTGCACTGGGCTGGGGGGGCCGGCGACGGGGGGGAGTGGGCAGGTGAAGTTGGTCTGGTAAGCTGGAGTCGgactctcctccagctcctccaggacctGCTCCTCCAGGAGAACAAAAGAGAGATTGTTCAAATTTAGTCTCATATAAACTGAGCatctctatcgccccctggtggctggctgcaccaCTTTAGTTTATAAACTGGTTTATACTGGTTTAtgaaccctgtctcctccatgtcagcagatgggacatggaccaaacaaaaagtAGACGTTAAAACAGACTAACTCCAAATGATGACATCAGTGCAacatggcagcgtttgtatctggCTTCATTCCTGAACCTTAGCTTATTAATAAGTCAGATTCTAAGTTGTGTTCTATTAAAATCTTGTTGAAGGCAAACTGACTTTCAGCCTCTGATGTAACATATAGCTGAAAGTGGACTTGTACCCTCGTGTCAGAGCGGATGGAGGCGAGTCCCTCCCGGGCTCGGCTCTGGTTGATGAACTCCAGGATCTCCTCGGTGATGGACAGAGTCGGAGCCGCAATCAGTGACGtcaactcctcctcttcctcttcctcttcctcttcctgatcATCATCCACAAATGAGAACAGAAAAGATGGAATTTGTTGTGTGTTAAAACTGAGTCATTGAATTTCTTTCCAGGTTGAGTATTTAGGATTTGACATTATTAGAACAGAAAATGTGAAGTTTGAACCCAGAGATTCAACCCTGCAGATGTTATTCCTTCATCAGTTCACAGTGAAATAccttttccttgtttttacGTCGTAGCTGCTCTGACGCTTCAGCCTCCACCTCGATGACGGAGGACGCCagcgtgctgctgctgtcgccCGGGCACAGCTCGCCATCGCTGCCGGCCGGCTgcaaaacaccccccccccccagtcagtGTGAAGACCCTTACGTTGTGATGGTACAaccgctccttatacacttacttcacatcatatgtgatatgtgtgcatataaaccatattgatattatatatcattttatacaataatattgtcttttgcacactctgtctacatattcttacactcatagtatattatattacctattgtatagtcaaatacttatattcatattcgtacttctactatatatcatatcatactctctgtatattcttgtttacataagtctatatacacatatttatttatgtgtacaggttataattactattattatatcaccattactattattattatatatactgttgctgccattattaccatatactgcttttatattggtataattactatcatatataaatatatattatgttatattatatactatatatactgtactattcttatatactgtctaacaataccattaccatcatatcatcagtacttttaccatcatcttgccaatgcaccttatctacctattttattgtatttttatcttgtgcttctgtttttttattctttctaccttttatttttaattttattttattctatagtattgtattttattgtattcaaatataccggctgctatgacaacttaatttcccttcggggatgaataaagtaatctatctatctatctatctatctatctatctatctatctatctatctatctatctatctatctatctatctatctatctatctatctatctatctatctatctatctatctatctatctatctatccatctatctatctatccatctatccatctatctatctatctatctatctatctatctatctatctatctatctatctatctatctatctatctatctatctatctatctatctatctatctatctatctatctatctatctatctatctatctatctatctccctatctatctatctatctatctatctatctatctatctatctatctatctatctatctatctatctatctatctatctatctatctatctatctatctatctatctatctatctatctatctatctatctatctatctatctatctatctatctatctatctacaagAAATGCCTCTCTTCTCAGCTTAGTGCGTgttaacgtgtgtgtttgtgtttatacgtttgtgtgagtgtgtaagtcCAGCTGGATCTTCACTGGAGAATTTACCTTCAAGGCTGCAGGAGTCCCCAGGTGTGAAAGAGCCGATGGTCAGcgaggtagaagaagaagaagaagaagaagaagaagaagaagaagaagaagaagaagaagaagaagaagaagaagaagaagaagaagaagaagaagaagaagaagaagaagaagaagaaggagtcaAAATCAAAACTctgcattaaataaataataataataataataaattgtacATATTGATGTTTTCTTGACTCTAGAATGGCCCtttgatatttatatactttatatttacatcaggagcaggggggcaacatgacacttcaccactaggtgtcactaaatcctacatttggaacctttaacctttgacaCAGAGACGTTCTCACCGTTGGGATGAAACACAGCTTCAATGTCTTTAGCCggagctgaaagagaagcagagacaggtTATAACAGCAactgtcctcaggtgtgtctgtctccctgactgtccccaggtgtgtctgtctccctgactgtcctcaggtgtgtctgtctccctgacTGTCCCCAAgtgtgtctgtctacctgactgtccccaggtgtgtctgtctacctgactgtctccaggtgtgtctgtctccctgactgtccccaggtgtgtctgtctccctgactgtccccaggtgtgtctgtctacctgactgtccccaggtgtgtccccaggtgtgtctgtctacctgactgtctccaggtgtgtctgtctcactgactgtccccaggtgtgtctgtctccctgactgtccccaggtgtgtctgtctccctgactgtccccaggtgtgtctgtctacctgactgtctccaggtgtgtctgtctacctgactgtccccaggtgtgtctgtctacctgactgtccccaggtgtgtctgtctccctgcctgtcctcaggtgtgtctgtctacctgactgtctccaggtgtgtctgtctacctgactgtccccaggtgtgtctgtctccctgactgtccccaggtgtgtctgtctccctgactgtcctcaggtgtgtctgtctccctgactgtcctcaggtgtgtccccaggtgtgtctgtctacctgactgtcctcaggtgtgtctgtctccctgactgtcctcaggtgtgtctgtctccctgactgtcctcaggtgtgtctgtctacctgactgtcctcaggtgtgtctgtctccctgacTGTCCTCAGGTGTATCTGTCTACCTGACTGTCTccaggtgtgtctgtctacctgactgtccccaggtgtgtctgtctccctgactgtcctcaggtgtgtctgtctccctgactgtccccaggtgtgtctgtctccctgactgtcctcaggtgtgtctgtctacctgactgtccccaggtgtgtctgtctccctgactgtccccaggtgtgtctgtctacctgaCTGTCTCCTGGTGTGTCTccaggtgtgtctgtctacctgaCTGTCTCCTGGTGTGTCTccaggtgtgtctgtctcactgactgtcccgaggtgtgtctgtctacctgactgtcctcaggtgtgtctgtctacctgactgtccccaggtgtgtctgtctccctgactgtcctcaggtgtgtctgtctacctgactgtctccaggtgtgtctgtctacctgactgtccccaggtgtgtccccaggtgtgtctgtctccctgactgtcctcaggtgtgtctgtctacctgactgtctccaggtgtgtctgtctacctgactgtccccaggtgtgtccccaggtgtgtctgtctacctgactgtcctcaggtgtgtctgtctacctgactgtcctcaggtgtgtctgtctacctgactgtccccaggtgtgtctgtctacctgactgtctccaggtgtgtctgtctcactgactgtctcctggtgtgtctgtctccctgactgtccccaggtgtgtctgtctacctgactgtccccaggtgtgtctgtctacctgactgtccccaggtgtgtctgtctccctgactgtccccaggtgtgtctgtctccctgactgtcctcaggtgtgtccccaggtgtgtctgtctacctgactgtcctcaggtgtgtctgtctccccgactgtccccaggtgtgtccccaggtgtgtctgtctacctgactgtcctcaggtgtgtctgtctacctgactgtccccaggtgtgtctgtctccctgactgtcctcaggtgtgtctgtctacctgactgtccccaggtgtgtccccaggtgtgtctgtctacctgactgtcctcaggtgtgtctgtctccctgactgtccccaggtgtgtccccaggtgtgtctgtctacctgactgtccccaggtgtgtctgtctccctgactgtcctcaggtgtgtctgtctacctgactgtcctcaggtgtgtccccaggtgtgtctgtctcactgactgtctCCTGGTGAGTCTGTCTCCCTGACTGTCCccaggtgtgtctgtctacctgactgtccccaggtgtgtctgtctacctgactgtccccaggtgtgtccccaggtgtgtctgtctacctgaCTGTCTCCGGGTGCGTCTGTACGGCAGGTTTCCGTCCAGCAGCAGCGGGAGACTCTTCCTGGACTTCTCAGGTGTGTAGGTCAGCAGCTCTGGAGGTTCTTGAGGGACAAACAGATCAGAGACATTAGATTCAAACACTGAAACTCTGCGTTGTGTAacaccagccacacacacgttTGTCCCATGAGGACAGACACTGACCCTGACCTGATTGGCGTCGTCCTCGGTGGAAGCCGTGGACGTCTTCCGGCCGTAGTGAAGCGCAGGACTTCTTCAGGTTGTCCTGCTCGAAGTGAGGCGctgaaacacaggaagtgatgtcatctgtgtgtgttaatatgtgtgtgtgtgtatttgtgtgtgtttataagtgtgtgttgatctgtgtgTACTCACAT from Limanda limanda chromosome 6, fLimLim1.1, whole genome shotgun sequence includes the following:
- the plekhg2 gene encoding mucin-4; its protein translation is MSEDRRRAAVKDHEEPVKDHEEPVKDREEPVKDHEEPVKDHEEPVKDHEEPVEDHEEPVKDHEEPVEDHEEPVKDHEEPVKDHEEPVMSHRAQLRLSRETTAAGPSVNDPPDCPVLHEGVNLGGSSSSVTSLSLNPIICDLLEDLERSPHAAAIAECFVERSEAFDFYTLYCMNYPNSVAVLRDCMKNESLVRFFQERQTTLNHSLPLETYLLKPVQRILKYHLLLQELSKHFDKSVPGYEVVEDAIITMTAVAWYINDMKRKQEHAIRLQEIESLLVNWNGPDLGGFGELVLEGSFKVLRVKKERAFFLFDKMLLIAKKRLEHFVYSTHIFCCNLMLVETLKDSLCFKVSDQTIPKLQHVVQTKNQEEKRLWVHYLKRLIVENHPASLPQKARQVLGDNFCQSPHFEQDNLKKSCASLRPEDVHGFHRGRRQSEPPELLTYTPEKSRKSLPLLLDGNLPYRRTRRQSAPAKDIEAVFHPNGENVSVSKPAGSDGELCPGDSSSTLASSVIEVEAEASEQLRRKNKEKEEEEEEEELTSLIAAPTLSITEEILEFINQSRAREGLASIRSDTRVLEELEESPTPAYQTNFTCPLPPVAGPPSPVQSTSGQDEGGSPGTEEDSALHRPTGGSGDEIRLENKTEDKEIPENTREVEMVSEADEEKQGESSETDKDENKALDEEEVVVPAPVPDLHRSASAEEKRESGGSCDLPTEEAKNEVTTSSQSSDLLLQPIQRRQPPSRRSHLTKRDKKIIEKIRSYYEAAAEAEEEEAEEEGEQAEGGATRRRNSFSQIPSGLVKESVSRLDVSGHQGEPESGQSVSETINGETYGGTDPCFRHGPTSSPAPLSADGAGGRQAEKPISRPDSDADRPMETPTSSVMQDQETTNPVGETGQQKHPAGEESEIQDNNGDFCSGLLEEEDLWDTQEGKTSVVATGKKDGDSLQGEGPSASKPDDTTCPENQAVINSCEKTVSIESKESDEEPSTPSRTEQCLTAETRTQSPWSSSKHRELAKTSGNLEGLPSQIKVGGWSRPSRVVTANRALFEGMGSDVASFGLFESNPVADSVSIENSERILSKVQTLASMYSAKASTMKVPLHQKRAYGVWNQSLGSGTRTGHATQTHTRTQQQVRSQTQKQIPAQCRQQPKQQMEINQSETKTGIHTQSETKNRSKTTTQPREQPTHFQNQAKICSQNQTMNMENQRMQEKRMMRRAQSLTNDFQGMTSSACHLQTQEFTLSRPRDFIFALTRERDSRLGVSCPTSTSPVENQSTGLRAQSSSQAQEASPGSRHRIDSLNHSREFQTDAEVTDRRDGLEQSAGHPGYSIREDTTIVNIMTAHKYNQDTPATQDKETAECKVPTGHSDNEDVPSLHPGPEHLVCTKNLDREASLGGAGLGVAPAQSQSAAEDQGSMGPHQGEQPPLQEEHCTSPGTSGPPKIDELPRNQMKSPETYNAFNSSSQSRMTLQGSTLIFPEEPACSRASRELVVPAPLRQPLHLTFDPSVASSHAFTETHEDLRAGAGPRPSTDRLPAFTSRGPPDSPPTGAEQAPSNSWSVSSNAPCEHRDKPQQDLTRPPSRPSSGTTSLVERPNQHRSTHTSDTELCTAASAFRPGFRASSPSPVRNCPASSPPPTSSSAVRAPPCSSSSRVVPAASPTGVSVDGFTSTNMFSDALSCVSMTPSCGRVSSMRVPPASSPAPTAFTSSSSSSSSSSSSSSSGRSSSVRAGLPSSPTPSSSLRSSPIASSSAFTRSLAASCISQSISQSMAKKNTARQQAPPMKSVNPRPSSTPSLPSAHLRQRSPSPKLPPSHHSSSSPAHVQPGCNKDGNQHPRCPASSLQSSCPSLSPHLPPHSLSHRPPSPSTSTVRYQSTHSSSTPVHPSLLQSQIDSLQNANNNNNNKLAGLTTWTSNLSNTSSGMSGADCNGGWSGSPQKAPSADPSSNATDSLWSGSHNRVAQPFTASEPSSRVQSPSPTPAPAGFTRLYSPPPQHNYSSPMANKPPHPRSTRAGATSYHNPLGLTLELPTSSSCLSPRILSPPPIGVSVNVWTNNVAAPQPRNPRFASASSPSSPFSSSSMFASSPVPLHSSRAPSPSGPAASRLTSQTLRRSFSSNLADRPPSPVRRSWTESGRRSFGFSGSERGSFDQQESCPPSPRSGWSSYNSSPPCLSPQPGLHSPLSPPGKGTLGGQHFTSVPWPDVQELSSRYNGTDGLDVSVTTAIITSSPSPLSPLSPSVLYSPTPSDSHKEWGDPELEDGNCRSQLICAYVSRPAHEQTLSSSGMTFPPLTSHQYQSRPSQVKPQPQVQMATKAPSAPSNHSPLPPSSRPGGCCLARGHLSSHWRLIWIPSGLSQENGPSGTSDMDVMDLHCSG